The Deltaproteobacteria bacterium DNA segment GTGCAATAACCAAAAAAAACGGCAACATATACAACAGTGCTATTGAGATCTTTCCTCAAAAAAACTTTTTCCAATATGACAAACACAAACTGGTGCCCTTTGGTGAATTTACACCATTTCATTCATTGGCTAACCGTATTCCCTTAATAAAAAATTTTACAAAAGGGATAAAAGATTATTCAAAAGGAACAGAATCCATCCCCTTTGTCGCAGGTTCTCATAAGTTGGGTGTTTTAATCTGTTATGAATTGGAATTTGAAACCCTTTTGAGAAAATGGATGAAAAGAGATGTAGATGGAATAGTAATTATAAGTAATGATGCCTGGTATAAAGGCAGCATTCTACCCTATATTCTATACAGAACCTCTATCGTTAAAGCGGTAGAGAATAGAACCTGGATAATTAGGTGTGCCAATACGGGAATAAGTTGTATCGTTGACCCCTACGGCAGAGTGATAGCCAGAATTGCCTGGGAAGAGAGAAAAGCCTTGTGTTGTTCTTCATTGAGTAAAAACAAAAAATCTGTTTATCTAAAAGGCGGCTATCTGTTTATATATTTTTCAGCCTTATTTTTTGTTGTATGGTCTTTACTGTTTATATTTATTGACAGAAAAAGATAATTGTCCTACATTTTAATTCGTGAATATAGAAAGAATAAGGAATTTCGCTATTATCGCTCACATTGATCATGGCAAATCTACACTCGCTGACAGGCTGATTGAACATACCCATGCTTTATCCAAGAGAGAGATGAAAGAACAAATCCTGGACACCTTAGAAGTAGAAAGACTGCACGGCATTACGATAAAATCACAACCAGTAAGACTTAATTACAATGAATATATTTTAAATATGATTGATACCCCAGGACATGTAGATTTCTCCTATGAGGTTTCCAGAAGCCTTTCTGCTTGTGAGGGGGCATTGTTAGTTGTAGATGCTTCTCAAGGAGTGGAAGCACAAACCATCGCTCATTCTTATTTAGCTGTTGAAAACAATCTAAAGATTATCCCTATTATCAATAAGATAGACCTTCCCACGGCAGATGTGGAAAAAACAAAAACTGAAATTAAAGAAGCAATAGGAACTAGTATAGAAGATGCAATTCTTATTTCTGCAAAACTCGATTTGGGTATAGATAAAGTTTTAGAGTCAATTATAGAGAAAATACCTCATCCAGAAGGAAAGGAAAAGCCTCTAAAAGCACTGATTATAGATTCCTGGTATGATAACTATAAAGGTATAGTATGCCTGGTAAGAGTCTTTGACGGAAAGATTAAAACCGGTGAAAATATCATGATGTATTCCACGAAAAAAACATATGAAGTAACGGAATGTGGAGTATTTGCACCTAAGATAAATATATTAGACGAACTTTCCACAGGTTCAGTAGGCTATATGGTTTGTGGAATTAAAAACATACAAGAGGCATTGGTAGGTGATACTATAACAAATATTGAAGAGCCAGCAAACACTCCTATCTCCGGTTTTAAAAAATCTAAACCATGCGTTTTTGCGGGTATATACCCTACAGAGCCCAAAGATTTTCCAGAATTTAAAAAAGCCTTAGAAAAATTACAGTTGAATGATGCAGCACTGATTCTCAAGGCAGATTCATCAACCGCATTGGGTTATGGTTTCAGATGTGGTTTCCTAGGTCTTTTACACCTGAACATTACAAAAGAACGGTTGGAAACAGAATTTGGATTAGACATAGTGGCAGCCGCAGCTACTGTAGTTTACCGCATAAAAACAAAAGAAGAAAAAATAATAGACATTTCTAACCCTGCACATTTTCCAGACAATGCTTTGTCAGTATGGGAACCCTATGTCTCTGCAGAAATAATAACACCAACGGAATTTTTGGGCAACATAATGAAACTTCTAAAGGAAAAGCGGGGAATACAAAAAGGGATGACATACATATCTTTTGACAGGGTAATCATAAAAGTTCTTCTTCCATTCAGCGAGATGATTACAGATTTCCACGAGCGGCTACAATCATATACTAAGGGTCACGGTTCTTTTGATTATGAGTTTGAAGAATATAAACCCTCTGATGTAGTAAGGTTAAACATATTAATCAATGGAAAGTCGGTAGATGCACTCAGTATTATTATATACAGAGAAAAAGCTTATTTACATGCTAGAAAAATGTTGCAGAACCTGCGCAAGTTAATCCCTCGTCAATTATTTGAAGTGCGCCTGCAGGCAACCATAGGAAAAAAGATCATCGCCAAAGAAGAGATAAAACCATTACGGAAAAATGTTACGGCAAAATGTTACGGAGGTGACATAACAAGAAAGATGAAACTATTAGAAAAACAAAAAGCAGGAAAAAAACGCATGAAAGAAATAGGAAATGTAAAAATAGCTAAAGAGGCATTCTCTCAGGTTTTAGGGATGCAAGGCAAATGAAGAAAACTCTAAAATTTATAAAATCCATAGTCATTGCTCTTATTATCGCTCTTATTATTAGAGCGTTTATCGTACAAGCCTTTCGTATACCATCCAGTTCTATGGAAAACACTCTGCTCATTGGAGATCACATCATGGTATGCAAATTTATATATGGAGTAAGATTGCCTGTACTTAATGTAAAGATTATTCCTATATCCAAACCAAAAAGGGGGGATATTATCGTATTTAAGTGGCCTCCAAACCCTAAGGTAGATTTTATCAAGCGGTGTATAGGTCTACCTGGTGATGAAATTAAAATTGTGAATAAAACAGTATATGTAAACGGCAAATTGCTTATCGATCCATATACAAAATTTATCGACCCGCATATATATCCCTATTATACAACCAATGTTTCTGCACACACCATATCCGGCTCAAGGGACAATTTCGGCCCCGTAAAGGTTCCTCCCCACCACTATTTTATGATGGGGGATAATCGCGATAACTCATTAGATTCACGATATTGGGGCTTT contains these protein-coding regions:
- the lepA gene encoding translation elongation factor 4 — encoded protein: MNIERIRNFAIIAHIDHGKSTLADRLIEHTHALSKREMKEQILDTLEVERLHGITIKSQPVRLNYNEYILNMIDTPGHVDFSYEVSRSLSACEGALLVVDASQGVEAQTIAHSYLAVENNLKIIPIINKIDLPTADVEKTKTEIKEAIGTSIEDAILISAKLDLGIDKVLESIIEKIPHPEGKEKPLKALIIDSWYDNYKGIVCLVRVFDGKIKTGENIMMYSTKKTYEVTECGVFAPKINILDELSTGSVGYMVCGIKNIQEALVGDTITNIEEPANTPISGFKKSKPCVFAGIYPTEPKDFPEFKKALEKLQLNDAALILKADSSTALGYGFRCGFLGLLHLNITKERLETEFGLDIVAAAATVVYRIKTKEEKIIDISNPAHFPDNALSVWEPYVSAEIITPTEFLGNIMKLLKEKRGIQKGMTYISFDRVIIKVLLPFSEMITDFHERLQSYTKGHGSFDYEFEEYKPSDVVRLNILINGKSVDALSIIIYREKAYLHARKMLQNLRKLIPRQLFEVRLQATIGKKIIAKEEIKPLRKNVTAKCYGGDITRKMKLLEKQKAGKKRMKEIGNVKIAKEAFSQVLGMQGK
- the lepB gene encoding signal peptidase I; the encoded protein is MKKTLKFIKSIVIALIIALIIRAFIVQAFRIPSSSMENTLLIGDHIMVCKFIYGVRLPVLNVKIIPISKPKRGDIIVFKWPPNPKVDFIKRCIGLPGDEIKIVNKTVYVNGKLLIDPYTKFIDPHIYPYYTTNVSAHTISGSRDNFGPVKVPPHHYFMMGDNRDNSLDSRYWGFVPEKNILGKAFIVYFSWNKHYAVRWHRFFHIVR